GAAGATCCAGCTGACGCTGGTGGAGGCCACGGGCAAGAAGGCGGATTTCTGCCGGCATGTGGTGGAAGAGCTTGGGCTGGAGGGTGTGGTGGTGTTGCATGCTCGGGCGGAGGATGTGGGCCATATGCCCGAACACCGGCAGGTGTATGACTGGGCGCTGGCCCGGGCCGTGGCGCAGCTGCCGGTGTTGGTGGAGTGCATGCTGCCGCTGCTGCGGGTCGGCGGGAAAGCGATCGCCCTGAAAGGCGAGACGGGGCCGGCCGAGGCCCACGCCTCGGAACGGGCGCTGCGGCTGCTGGGCGGTCGGGTGGACTCGGTCATCCCAATTGAGCTGCC
This sequence is a window from Anaerolineales bacterium. Protein-coding genes within it:
- the rsmG gene encoding 16S rRNA (guanine(527)-N(7))-methyltransferase RsmG, which gives rise to MASVALDGLQESARALLGLQLTRRQLDSFRWYASELLAWNKRHNLTAITDPLGIEMKHFLDSLTCLLAMQPKRGDRVVDVGTGAGFPGLPLRIVCPKIQLTLVEATGKKADFCRHVVEELGLEGVVVLHARAEDVGHMPEHRQVYDWALARAVAQLPVLVECMLPLLRVGGKAIALKGETGPAEAHASERALRLLGGRVDSVIPIELP